The window TAAGGATTTGGATTATGTGGAGATAAGTTAGGTTGGTTAATGGTTGGAATAAGTTGATTGAGTTTGATTGGGTTGATTAAGTTGGATTAGGGCAAATGATTTTTTAAATTAATTTTACGCAAAGTCTATTAATTTACTCCTTTGAATCAGTTCAGTTTTTTAAGCCCAAAGCGGTAGTCAACTCAATCCAACCTAATCAACTTAATCCAACCCATTCAACTCAATCCAACTTAATCAACCAAAAAAATTACATTTGCATTAATGATTAGCAAAGAACAAATAGCTGCAGACTACCAACAGATACAGGACGAGATATGTGCGGCGCTTGAACTGACAGATGGACAGGCTAAATTTGAAGAAGAAAAATGGGAGCGGGAAGGCGGCGGCGGCGGCCGTACGCGCATTATTCAAAATGGCAATATTTTTGAAAAGGGGGGCGTAAATTTTTCGGCCGTGCATGGCCATCTGCCCGATACCATGAAAAGGGCTTTGCAGGTAGACTCTGATGATTTTTTTGCGACGGGTGTGTCTATCGTGATTCATCCAAATCATCCAATGGTGCCCATCATCCACATGAACATCCGGTATTTTGAGATGCCATCATCTATGTCGGGCGATAAGCCACCTGTCCGGTGGTTTGGCGGCGGCATCGACCTTACACCGCACTATGTTATTGATGGGGATGCTAAGTTTTTCCATACCAGTTTAAAAAACGTTTGCGATAGCTATTATCATGATTTTTACCACCGGTTTAAACTTTGGGCCGATGATTATTTTTTTATCAAACACCGGCAAGAAACCCGGGGCATAGGCGGCGTTTTTTATGACAGGCTTACCGCCAATGATGAATTATCATGGGAAAATATTTTTGATTTTTCGAAAGCGTTAGGCCGTTCTTTTATCCCAACTTATACCGAGCTGGTAAACCGTAACCGCAATAAATCATTTACCGAAGATGAGCAATTGTGGCAATACCAGCGCCGCAGCCGCTATACCGAGTTTAACCTGGTTTATGATGCCGGCACCAAATTTGGGCTGGAAACCAATGGGCGTATCGAATCGATATTGATGAGCCTGCCGCCAACCGCCAAATGGGTGTATAACTACCAGGCAACGCCGGGCAGCGAGGAAGAAAAAACACTATCTTTACTAAAAAAAGGGATTAACTGGGCTTAATATCATTACCTATGAAAAAGCTTGTGCTGCCAATTTTAACAATTTGCTTTTTATGCTCATTTGCCGCGATGGATTATCCGCTTAAAGGCGTATGGGAATATAGGGGAGGCGTGGTTAACGGCAAAACGGATAGCGCTTCAACGGCCTATACTTTACAGCGTACTTATGATAAATTACACTATAAAGCCGTTTTAAAAGAAAAAGGCGAGAAGGATGTGGTTTATGAAAAAGGAGACTACCAATTGCTGGCCGATACCTGTTTGGAAACACAAACCTACAGCCTGCAATCCTCACAATTACTTAATAAGATAGTGAAATATACCTATACAATTAGTAATGATACACTTAAATTATTCACCGTTTTACCCAACGGTAATAAGGTTGAAGATCACTGGGTAAAAATCAAATAAACCAAACCTGCAACGTTAATAAATTAGTTGGTGTGTATAAATTATGCATGCATATTGTTGCCAAAATTGGCACATTAGTCAACTATTTTCTTAACTTCGCAGGTCGTTTAAAAATCAATTTTTAACACGAAAAACAGAGAGAAGGTTCTACAAATAAATAAAAATGGCTGACGATAATTCAAGCAAAGAAGACAGAATAATTTCGATAAATATTGATGAGGAAATGCGATCTGCGTACATTGATTATTCAATGTCGGTGATTGTTTCCAGGGCGCTGCCCGATGTCCGCGATGGATTGAAACCGGTACACAGGCGTGTTTTATTTGGCATGCTTGATTTGGGTTTAAATAACAATAAGCCCTACAAAAAATCGGCCCGTATTGTGGGCGAGGTAATGGGTAAATATCACCCCCATGGTGACAAATCTGTTTACGATACCATGGTGCGTATGGCCCAGGAGTGGAGTTTACGCTACCTGCTTGTTGAGGGACAGGGTAACTATGGTTCGATAGATGGAGATGAGCCTGCGGCAATGCGTTATACCGAGGCCCGCTTACAAAAGCTTGCCGAAGAGATGCTGGCCGACATCAACAAAGATACCATCGATTTTCAGTTAAACTTCGACGACTCGTTACAGGAGCCAACCGTTTTACCTGCAAAATTCCCTAACCTTTTGGTTAACGGCGCTTCGGGTATTGCGGTGGGTATGGCCACCAATATGGCGCCCCACAATTTATCAGAGGTTATTGACGCTACTATCGCGTTAATTGATAACCGCCAGATAGAGGTTACCGAGCTGATGAAATATGTAAAAGGCCCCGATTTCCCTACAGGTGGTATTATTTACGGTTTTGAAGGCCCGCGTGAGGCGTTAGAGACAGGCAGGGGCAGGATTGTTATCCGGTCGCGGGCCGAGATCGAAACTCACGGAAACGACAGGGAGCGTATTATTGTTACCGAAGTACCTTACCAGGTAAACAAAGCGCTGATGATTGAGCGTACTGCCGAACTGGTGAACGATAAAAAGCTGGAGGGTATTTCTGCTATCCGCGATGAATCGAGCAGGGAAGGTATCCGCATAGTTTATGAGATAAAACGCGAAGCTAATGCAGCTATCGTACTAAATAACCTGTTCAAATATACTGCTTTACAAACATCATTTAGTGTAAACAACATCGCGCTGGTTAACGGCCGCCCGATGATGCTGAACCTGAAAGACCTGATACACCACTTTGTGGAGCACAGGCATGAGGTTGTTATTCGCCGTACCAAATTTGAACTTGCAGAAGCCGAAAAACGCGCCCATATTTTAGAAGGCTTATTGATAGCCTTAGATCATTTGGATGAAGTTATCCGCCTGATACGCGCATCACAAACTCCTGACGAAGCAAGGGAAGGTTTGATGGCCCAGTTTGGATTAAGTGATATCCAGGCACGCGCTATATTGGATATGACGCTTCGCCGGTTAACCGGACTTGAGCGTGATAAGATCAAGGACGAATACGCAGCCTTAATGAAACTGATTGAGCACTTGAAATCTATCCTGGCCGATGAAGGTTTAAGAATGCAGATTATTAAAGATGAGCTGTTAGAGATCAAAGAAAAATACGGTGATGAACGCCGTACCGAAATGGTTCACTCTTCTGCCGAAATGCAGACAGAAGACTTTATTGAGGATGAAGATGTGGTTATCACTATATCGCGCGAAGGTTATATTAAGCGTACGCCTTTAACCGAATATCGTCGGCAGGGCAGGGGCGGTAAGGGCTCTATCGGCAGCAATAGCCGCGATGCCGATTTTATTGAGCATTTATTGGTTGCATCCAACCATAA is drawn from Mucilaginibacter ginsenosidivorax and contains these coding sequences:
- the hemF gene encoding oxygen-dependent coproporphyrinogen oxidase, with the protein product MISKEQIAADYQQIQDEICAALELTDGQAKFEEEKWEREGGGGGRTRIIQNGNIFEKGGVNFSAVHGHLPDTMKRALQVDSDDFFATGVSIVIHPNHPMVPIIHMNIRYFEMPSSMSGDKPPVRWFGGGIDLTPHYVIDGDAKFFHTSLKNVCDSYYHDFYHRFKLWADDYFFIKHRQETRGIGGVFYDRLTANDELSWENIFDFSKALGRSFIPTYTELVNRNRNKSFTEDEQLWQYQRRSRYTEFNLVYDAGTKFGLETNGRIESILMSLPPTAKWVYNYQATPGSEEEKTLSLLKKGINWA
- the gyrA gene encoding DNA gyrase subunit A; this encodes MADDNSSKEDRIISINIDEEMRSAYIDYSMSVIVSRALPDVRDGLKPVHRRVLFGMLDLGLNNNKPYKKSARIVGEVMGKYHPHGDKSVYDTMVRMAQEWSLRYLLVEGQGNYGSIDGDEPAAMRYTEARLQKLAEEMLADINKDTIDFQLNFDDSLQEPTVLPAKFPNLLVNGASGIAVGMATNMAPHNLSEVIDATIALIDNRQIEVTELMKYVKGPDFPTGGIIYGFEGPREALETGRGRIVIRSRAEIETHGNDRERIIVTEVPYQVNKALMIERTAELVNDKKLEGISAIRDESSREGIRIVYEIKREANAAIVLNNLFKYTALQTSFSVNNIALVNGRPMMLNLKDLIHHFVEHRHEVVIRRTKFELAEAEKRAHILEGLLIALDHLDEVIRLIRASQTPDEAREGLMAQFGLSDIQARAILDMTLRRLTGLERDKIKDEYAALMKLIEHLKSILADEGLRMQIIKDELLEIKEKYGDERRTEMVHSSAEMQTEDFIEDEDVVITISREGYIKRTPLTEYRRQGRGGKGSIGSNSRDADFIEHLLVASNHNYMLFFTESGQCYWLRVFEIPEGTRTSKGRAIQNIINIPKEENIKAYIKLISLKDKEYLENNFIIMCTKKGTIKKTSLEAYSRPRANGINAININEGDSLLEATLTTGSSEIVMALKSGRAIRFNESTVRPMGRTATGVRGITLDDETDEVVGMISINDSETTVLVVSEKGYGKRTDIDDYRVTNRGGKGVKTLNITEKTGNLVAIKGVTDKEDLMIINKSGIIIRIAVSELRTMGRATQGVRLITLKGNDEIASVAKIEHDEDEEKELDENAEAGTAEENDATESSEESKTDEPPTE